The Nostoc sp. PCC 7524 nucleotide sequence GTTTCACCTAAGTCTGTGAGGGCGTGTTTATTGTTTTCATACAAGGCAATTCCCTTTTTGACAATTGCTTTCGCTAAGGGTCTACCAACCCCACCTATGACTGGTAATAATACAGGGATAAGAACTATACCTACAATCCCTGTAATTCCTAATCCTTCTGCTAAATCTCCCAGGTCGGGTAAAAGTTTAACTGACATATTTTTAACCCCCTGTTTTACTTAATTTAATTTTAACTTAAAAACTTAGTCTTCTAAATTCCAACCCAGAGCAGTGGCAACTTGACCAGCTAATTCTAACGGATTAAAGGGTTTAGCGATCGCAGTTACCATTCCTAGTTGTGAGTAACGACGGCGATCAGTAGCTTGGATTTTGGCGGTTAATAAAATCACAGGTATGTCTTTAGTAACTGGATTGGCTTGCAGTTTCTCAAAGGTAGCGATACCATCCATATCTGGCATCATCACATCTAAAAGAATGGCATCTGGTTGACAAGCTGCGGCTTGGCTAATTCCTTCTTTGCCAGAACTCGCTGTCATCACTTCCCAGCCTGCGACTGTTTCTAGGCAGATTTTGGCGACTTCTTGAATATATTGCTCGTTATCAACCACTAGAATTCGCTTGGTGTTCATAACTGCTAGCCTCTTGTATGTTATGGGTAATTCGTTGCAGTAGTTCTATCACCCGTTGTTCAAATTCTTGGGTGGTGATCCGTCCTTTGGTCAAAAATTCTGTATTTCCTAGCTTAAGTCTTTTACGCTCTGATTCATCCAAATCTTGGGCTGAATATACTACTAAAGGAATGTTACACAGGCGATTATGTTGCTGTAGCCAATCTACCACTGTAAAACCGTCAATTTCGGGCAGAATCAAATCCAGAATCAATAAATCAGGATTCACTTCTTGGCTAAGACGGATGGCTTCTCTACCTGTTCTGGCTTGGAAGGTTTCAATATCATGGCGTTCAAACAGGGTACTCAGTAAGTCTGCTAAATCAGCATCATCTTCCACAATCAAAATCCTAGCTCGCTGGGACGATTTCGCAATGACTGTTCTCAGGGAATGTAAGAGATAGCTTTCTTGGACTGGTTTACTCACCCAATCCACAAAGTCTGCGCTTTTTTGGCTACTGCTGCTTTGCTTGTAGACACTGCAAATCACAATGGGAATGTCTTGAGTTTCGGCTCGTTCTTTCAATAATGCCATCGTTTCCCAACCATTCATCCCAGGCATGAGTAAATCTAGTAAAATCACATCAGGATGTTGGTGAGATGCTAAGGCGATCGCATCTTCACCACTAGCTACAGTTATGACTCGATATCCCCCTCTCTCTAACAGCGTTTGTAGTTCAATGCGAATTACAGGATCATCGTCGCAGACTAAGACTAGGGGGGAGTGGGGAGTGGGGAGGGGGGAGTGGGCAATGGGGGAGGAGTCTACTAATTCTAGACTGGGGGAAACTGGTAAAATCGGTAATGTAAAGTAAAAGGTGCTGCCTTCCCCTAGGACACTTTCTACCCAAATCCGCCCACCGTGCTGTTGTACAATACTCTGACAAATGGCCAAGCCTAAACCTGTACCGTCATGGTTGCGGGAATCGGAAGAATCTACCTGTTGAAACCGTTCAAAAATAGTCTGGAGTTTGTCAGTAGGAATACCGCGTCCAGTATCTTTGACTGTCAGTAAGATTTCATCACCGTACTGTTGACCTACCAACCAGACAGTTTTTTCCGGCGTGGAGAATTTTATCGCATTACTTAGCAAATTAGTCAAGGTCTGTACAATCCGATCTGGATCTACCCATAGTTGCACTGGTGGGCTAGAAATTGAGAGTTTTACCTGTGCTTTATTCGCTAAGGGCTGCATAATACTGACGGCTGATTCAATCAATTCGGTCAGGTTGCAGGTTTCTCGTTCCATTTTTACCTTACCTGACTCGATGCGCTCAATGTCTAGGATGTCATTAATCAAACGAACTAAACGCTCTGTACTATCGGTAGCAATTTGCAGCAGGCGTTTACCTTGCTCAGAGTCTGCTGACAATAAACCACTGGTGAGCATTCCCAAGGAGCCATGTATTGAAGTCAGGGGAGTGCGGAGTTCATGGCTGACTACAGACACAAACTCATCTTTCATCCGCCCAATTTGTTTTTGCTCTGTAACATCACGCAGGATAACTGTATAAATTACCTCGTTATTTATATGCAGTTTTGATATAGAAGCCTCTGCGGGGAATTCCGTTCCATCCTTGCGACAACCATATATTTCCCGCCGTTCTCCCATGCGCCGTGCCATGCTAGGAGATTGTCTAAAACCGGTGACGTGCTGACGGTGAGCCTCGGCAAAACGCTGGGGTAAGAGAACATTCAGGCTCTGTCCGATAATTTCTTGGGCAGAGTAGCCAAATATTTTCTCGGCTCCTTGGTTAAAGATGGTGATTTTTTGGCTACCATCAATAGAAATGATGGCATCATCGGCAATATCTAAAATCCGGGCTAGTCTAACTTGGGAAATCCTTAGTTCTGCCTCTACGCGCTGACGTTCTTCTAGTTCAGAATGCAACTGTCGGTTGACGTTGACTAACTCTGCCGTTCTCTCGGCGACTCTTAACTCTAGTTCATTATTAGCTGTTTGTAGGGCGGCTGCGATTTGTTTGCGATTGCTGATATCTTTGGCTGTCCCCAGCATTCGGACTGCTACACCAGATGGGTTGTAGTAGAGTTTACCTGTACCCTCAACCCAGTGAATGCTACCATCTGGCCAGACGACGCGAAATTCATGATTAAAATCAGTTTTGTGTTGTTGGGCTGTATGGAATGCTTGCTCTAACCCTGGCCAGTCTTCCGGGAAAACACAGGCTTGAAATGTTTTATAAGAGTCATTAAAATTACCTGGCTCCAGACCAAATAACCGCGCATGACTATCAGACCATGTGATGTGGTTGGTGGTCAAGTCCCAATCCCAAATGCCTAGATTAACTGCTTCCAGAACCAGGGCGAGACTTTCTTCACTTTCTCGCAGGGCTGTTTCAGCTCGTTGGCGATCGCGCTGATTACGTAATGCTAAAATTCCATAGGCTAAGTCTGCTGTTAACTCTTCTAAAAGTTTCACCTCATTCACATCAAAAGCATCTGGTTCAGCAGCATAAAGATTCAACGCTCCAAAAGCTTGACCATTAGCTAGTAAAGGTAAAGCAATAGAAGCCGCATAACCCCGACTGATAGCTTGACACCGCCAAATTTCATAACGGCTATCGGTCAAAATATTTTGAATAATTGTAGTTTTGCCTGTACGGATGGCGCTACCTGTCGGCCCTTGACCACGAATCGTATCAGCCCAGGTAAGATGGAGAGATTGCAGATATCCATCCTCATAGCCTGCTTGAGCCACAGGGCGAATATTCTTGAGTGTATCATGTTCCGCGTAGGCTACCCAGGCCAAGCGATAGCCCCCGACTTTGACAATAATTTCACAAACTTGATGCAGTAAATCGTTTTCGTCTTGGGCGCGACAGAGTACCTGATTACAGTTACTCAATGTTTGCAATGTCCGATTGACTCGCTGAATTTCTGCTTCTACTTGTTTGTAATCGGTAGTATCTCGTGTAATTGCCAACTGCACCAAGCTACCATTTGCGGTGTTATGCAAAGGTACAGCATGAGTTGCCATCCAACGCCGATGACCCTGACAAGTGATAATCTCGAATTCTAGACTACCTTTTTGTCCTTGACACACACTTGCATTCAGTTGGCGAAATGCTTGTTGGTACTCAGGCGCAATGAAATTATACACAGACTGCCCCACTACTGCGCCAGGGTGATCAGCTTCGAGGATCGCCAAACCGGCAGGATTGATTTCCAATATAGTCCCATCAGCCGCCACAATTTTGACACACTCTGGTTCAGCATCAAAGATGGCGCGTCCGTTGGTGAAGAAGGGAGTGGGGAGTGGGTAGTGGGGATTGGGGAGTGGGGATTGGGGACTGGGGACTGGGGACTGAGTAAAAGATTTTTCTTGTTCTCCTCTACTCCCCTGCTCCTCTGCACCCCTGCACCCCTGCTTACCTCCTACCTCCTTCTGGCTGACTCGTCGTAGCAGTTTCACCCGTTCTAGGCGATTGATAATCCGTGTTACCAGTTCTGGCCCGATGATGGGTTTGCTTACGAAGTCGTCAGCACCAACGCTGTAGACTTGATTAACGATTTCTGCGTCGCTGTGAACGGTGAGAAATAGTATTGGTAACTCGCTCCATTGGGCATCGTTACGAACTACTTGACATAGTTCTATGCCGTTAGTGTGGGGCATTTCTACATCCAGAATTAATAAATCTGGGGTTTCGGCTTTTAATGTTTCCCAAAAACGGCGAGGATCATCTAGGGTAATGACTTTTAGCCCCCAAGGATGGAGGAGGGTTTGCAATAAGGCGAGAATTTTGGGATCGTCGTCTACAGCTAATACTTTGGCTTCGGCGTTGGGAACTTGTTGTAAAATTTGAGCGATCGCTCCCATAACCTCAGATGCAGGTTGGGGTTTCTGTAAAAAGGTGTGTTCCCCTTGACGCGCTAGTTGTAGACGGTGCTGAAAATCTGTCTGTTCTGTGAAAACTATGACTGGTACAGGTGGTTTACATTGGGCTAGTTCTGCTAAGAAATTCAAACTATCTTCTTGATGGGCAGAAACACCAGGATTAAGTAGCACTAAACTGGGATGCTCTTGGTATAGTATGTTTCTAGCTTGCTTGAGATTGGTAGTAGTCGTCACTTGCCATTCTCCACCAGTCGATGCTTGTGTTAACTGTTCAGCTAAAACAGCATCCCTATCAACTACCAATACCAAGGGCAGTGAATGATTCACAGATGGCGAAGATTCGGCTCCTGGTTGTTGCCCTGCAACTTCTTGGCGCAATGCTTGCACCCAATTCTGTACCTTGGTAATCTCTTTCGGAGTCCAATTTGGCTCAGATTTCAATAGCTGTTCAATTTTGCGTGCTAATTTCGAGCCTTCAGGTAAACCAAACGTCCCCAAAGATCCTGCTAAAGTATGGGCTTCTTGTCTAGCTTGCAAATGTAATTCTAAATTTAAAGCCCCTTGGGTAATAGCTAATGCTGCCTGTTCTATAACTCTAACTTGCTGATCCACCCGCCCGTAAAATTTTCGCCAAATGCCTGCTATGGCTGTCAGTGTGGTATCCGACTGAGACTTACCACCAGACTGAGATTTTTCCTTCTTCCCTGCTCCCTTGCTTTCTTCCTCTTGGGGTTTGAGTCGATAGCCAATACCATAAACTGTTTCAATTAAATCACTAGCAGCCCCCACATTTCTGAGCTTCATGCGTAAGCCTTTTATATGGGTGCGGACTGCTTCCTCACCGGGAGTATCTTCATAAGACCAAAGATGCTCTAAAATCATTGAACAGCTAAACACCCGGCGGCGATTTCGCAAAAATAACTCTAAAAGTGCATATTCTTTAGGAGTTAGTGATAG carries:
- a CDS encoding DUF5132 domain-containing protein translates to MSVKLLPDLGDLAEGLGITGIVGIVLIPVLLPVIGGVGRPLAKAIVKKGIALYENNKHALTDLGETWEDIIAEARAEVGEERMKSAEARP
- a CDS encoding response regulator → MKILVVEDDELNAYALTAVLTNQNYVVEVATDGDAAWDLIQTYDYDLILLDVMLPKRDGISLCRQIRSNGRQMPILLLTGCDSSHEKAIGLDAGADDYVVKPFDEEELVARVRALLRRGGTISQPILECGNLQLDPSSCEVTYGEQLLSLTPKEYALLELFLRNRRRVFSCSMILEHLWSYEDTPGEEAVRTHIKGLRMKLRNVGAASDLIETVYGIGYRLKPQEEESKGAGKKEKSQSGGKSQSDTTLTAIAGIWRKFYGRVDQQVRVIEQAALAITQGALNLELHLQARQEAHTLAGSLGTFGLPEGSKLARKIEQLLKSEPNWTPKEITKVQNWVQALRQEVAGQQPGAESSPSVNHSLPLVLVVDRDAVLAEQLTQASTGGEWQVTTTTNLKQARNILYQEHPSLVLLNPGVSAHQEDSLNFLAELAQCKPPVPVIVFTEQTDFQHRLQLARQGEHTFLQKPQPASEVMGAIAQILQQVPNAEAKVLAVDDDPKILALLQTLLHPWGLKVITLDDPRRFWETLKAETPDLLILDVEMPHTNGIELCQVVRNDAQWSELPILFLTVHSDAEIVNQVYSVGADDFVSKPIIGPELVTRIINRLERVKLLRRVSQKEVGGKQGCRGAEEQGSRGEQEKSFTQSPVPSPQSPLPNPHYPLPTPFFTNGRAIFDAEPECVKIVAADGTILEINPAGLAILEADHPGAVVGQSVYNFIAPEYQQAFRQLNASVCQGQKGSLEFEIITCQGHRRWMATHAVPLHNTANGSLVQLAITRDTTDYKQVEAEIQRVNRTLQTLSNCNQVLCRAQDENDLLHQVCEIIVKVGGYRLAWVAYAEHDTLKNIRPVAQAGYEDGYLQSLHLTWADTIRGQGPTGSAIRTGKTTIIQNILTDSRYEIWRCQAISRGYAASIALPLLANGQAFGALNLYAAEPDAFDVNEVKLLEELTADLAYGILALRNQRDRQRAETALRESEESLALVLEAVNLGIWDWDLTTNHITWSDSHARLFGLEPGNFNDSYKTFQACVFPEDWPGLEQAFHTAQQHKTDFNHEFRVVWPDGSIHWVEGTGKLYYNPSGVAVRMLGTAKDISNRKQIAAALQTANNELELRVAERTAELVNVNRQLHSELEERQRVEAELRISQVRLARILDIADDAIISIDGSQKITIFNQGAEKIFGYSAQEIIGQSLNVLLPQRFAEAHRQHVTGFRQSPSMARRMGERREIYGCRKDGTEFPAEASISKLHINNEVIYTVILRDVTEQKQIGRMKDEFVSVVSHELRTPLTSIHGSLGMLTSGLLSADSEQGKRLLQIATDSTERLVRLINDILDIERIESGKVKMERETCNLTELIESAVSIMQPLANKAQVKLSISSPPVQLWVDPDRIVQTLTNLLSNAIKFSTPEKTVWLVGQQYGDEILLTVKDTGRGIPTDKLQTIFERFQQVDSSDSRNHDGTGLGLAICQSIVQQHGGRIWVESVLGEGSTFYFTLPILPVSPSLELVDSSPIAHSPLPTPHSPLVLVCDDDPVIRIELQTLLERGGYRVITVASGEDAIALASHQHPDVILLDLLMPGMNGWETMALLKERAETQDIPIVICSVYKQSSSSQKSADFVDWVSKPVQESYLLHSLRTVIAKSSQRARILIVEDDADLADLLSTLFERHDIETFQARTGREAIRLSQEVNPDLLILDLILPEIDGFTVVDWLQQHNRLCNIPLVVYSAQDLDESERKRLKLGNTEFLTKGRITTQEFEQRVIELLQRITHNIQEASSYEHQANSSG
- a CDS encoding response regulator: MNTKRILVVDNEQYIQEVAKICLETVAGWEVMTASSGKEGISQAAACQPDAILLDVMMPDMDGIATFEKLQANPVTKDIPVILLTAKIQATDRRRYSQLGMVTAIAKPFNPLELAGQVATALGWNLED